The Kitasatospora paranensis genome has a window encoding:
- a CDS encoding substrate-binding domain-containing protein, producing the protein MSHQTVSRVLNGAPHVRPDTRDRVLAAIRELDYRPNSAARALVTRRSQTLGVVSFASTLYGPASMLDGLEQAARSAGYFVSVASLRSLDSRSLQEAVDRLRDQGVEGVVVIAPQVSAVSAVAKLSSAVPVVAVGAGSRSRVPTVSVDNLAGAAAATRHLLDLGHRTVHHVAGPAGWLESQDREDGWRRTLEQAGVEAPKVHSGDWSSRAGYEAGMRIAGDRDVTAVFCANDHMALGMLRALHEAGRSVPGDISVIGFDDIPESAYLIPPLTTVRQDFAELGRRALELLVDELAGAGHLRDRVLISPEMVLRRSAGPAPRG; encoded by the coding sequence GTGTCCCATCAGACGGTCTCGCGCGTCCTGAACGGCGCGCCGCACGTCCGGCCCGACACCCGTGACCGGGTGCTGGCCGCCATCCGCGAGCTCGACTACCGGCCCAATTCGGCCGCCCGCGCCCTGGTCACCCGGCGCTCCCAGACCCTCGGGGTGGTGAGCTTCGCCAGTACCCTGTACGGCCCGGCCTCCATGCTCGACGGCCTCGAACAGGCGGCCAGGAGCGCGGGGTACTTCGTCAGCGTCGCCAGCCTGCGCTCGCTCGACAGCAGGTCCCTGCAGGAGGCCGTCGACCGGCTGCGCGACCAGGGCGTCGAGGGGGTGGTGGTGATCGCCCCGCAGGTCTCCGCGGTCAGTGCGGTCGCCAAGCTGTCCAGCGCCGTCCCGGTGGTGGCGGTCGGCGCGGGCAGCCGCTCGCGCGTCCCGACGGTCTCCGTCGACAACCTGGCCGGTGCTGCCGCCGCCACCCGCCACCTGCTGGACCTCGGCCACCGCACCGTCCACCACGTGGCAGGTCCGGCCGGCTGGCTGGAGAGCCAGGACCGCGAGGACGGCTGGCGCCGCACCCTGGAGCAGGCCGGGGTCGAGGCGCCGAAGGTGCACAGCGGCGACTGGAGCTCCCGGGCCGGCTACGAGGCGGGCATGCGGATCGCCGGCGACCGGGACGTCACCGCGGTGTTCTGCGCCAACGACCACATGGCGCTCGGCATGCTCCGGGCGCTGCACGAGGCGGGCCGCTCGGTGCCCGGCGACATCAGCGTGATCGGCTTCGACGACATCCCGGAGTCCGCCTACCTCATCCCCCCGCTCACCACCGTCCGCCAGGACTTCGCGGAACTCGGCCGCCGTGCACTGGAGTTGCTGGTCGACGAGCTCGCCGGCGCAGGCCACCTGCGGGACCGGGTGCTGATCTCCCCGGAGATGGTGCTGCGCAGGTCGGCCGGCCCCGCGCCGCGGGGCTGA
- a CDS encoding DUF5133 domain-containing protein has product MPLINYVALRALVEELDALGAHPAPDAAARRRLEDAQYTVCVYTGVRDPRRALGRARRLLAERPPTAAAGAAPLVAAEPVPLGAAG; this is encoded by the coding sequence ATGCCGCTGATCAACTACGTCGCGCTGCGCGCACTCGTCGAGGAGCTGGACGCCCTCGGTGCGCACCCCGCCCCGGACGCCGCCGCACGGCGTCGACTCGAGGACGCCCAGTACACGGTCTGCGTCTATACCGGCGTACGGGATCCGCGCCGGGCGCTCGGCCGTGCCCGGCGACTGCTGGCCGAGCGTCCGCCGACGGCCGCCGCCGGTGCCGCGCCGCTGGTGGCGGCCGAGCCGGTGCCGCTCGGGGCGGCCGGCTGA
- a CDS encoding YihY/virulence factor BrkB family protein has product MLKDTTNTCVEYRVTGLAAEAAFFTLLSIPPLLLCLAGTLGYLDDILGAGTIDKLKSDIVSASGTVLSPESIHQIVEPLLAKVFDTGRPDLISIGFLLSLWSGSRALYIFIDTITVMYGLDGKRGIVKTRTMSLGLYLGALAIGSLVLPLLVAGPGLVIGALQGSAGLVNALYWPVAILLLVIFFTTLYHVAVPVSTPWREHFPGALTALLVLVVCSVALRIYLVSSVEGPSVYGSLAAPVAVLLWIFVMALAVLIGAAMNAAIDRRWPSVETADARAENVRAHEEAAAVVVREAAARRAVERALLVRELGLADGGEDEDEDDDLPPSEYPERWADVLPHRSLRSRLTGGRRPRRPQPPPDSDRPAAPPRPSPHHHPQPPPLYPLGGPEPLHPPQPPQSPPVPPRTPWDGRWGS; this is encoded by the coding sequence CTGCTGAAGGACACCACCAACACCTGCGTCGAGTACCGGGTCACCGGCCTCGCCGCGGAGGCCGCGTTCTTCACCCTGCTGTCGATCCCGCCGCTGCTGCTCTGCCTCGCCGGCACCCTCGGCTACCTCGACGACATCCTCGGGGCCGGCACCATCGACAAGCTCAAGTCGGACATCGTCTCGGCATCCGGGACGGTGCTCTCACCGGAGTCGATCCACCAGATCGTCGAACCGCTGCTCGCCAAGGTCTTCGACACCGGCCGGCCCGACCTCATCTCGATCGGCTTCCTGCTGTCGCTGTGGTCCGGCTCGCGCGCGCTGTACATCTTCATCGACACCATCACGGTGATGTACGGCCTCGACGGCAAGCGCGGCATCGTGAAGACCCGGACGATGTCGCTCGGCCTCTACCTCGGCGCCCTGGCCATCGGCTCGCTGGTGCTGCCGCTCCTCGTCGCCGGCCCGGGGCTGGTCATCGGTGCCCTGCAAGGGTCCGCCGGGCTGGTGAACGCCCTCTACTGGCCGGTCGCGATCCTGCTCCTGGTGATCTTCTTCACCACCCTCTACCACGTGGCTGTCCCGGTCAGCACGCCCTGGCGCGAGCACTTCCCGGGCGCGCTGACCGCCCTGCTGGTCCTCGTGGTCTGCAGCGTGGCGTTGCGGATCTACCTGGTCAGCTCGGTGGAGGGCCCCAGCGTCTACGGTTCGCTGGCCGCGCCCGTCGCCGTGCTGCTGTGGATCTTCGTGATGGCGCTGGCCGTCCTCATCGGCGCCGCCATGAACGCCGCGATCGACCGCCGCTGGCCGAGCGTGGAGACGGCCGACGCCCGCGCCGAGAACGTGCGGGCGCACGAGGAGGCGGCCGCCGTCGTGGTCCGTGAGGCCGCCGCCCGCCGCGCCGTCGAGCGGGCCCTGCTGGTCCGCGAGCTCGGTCTCGCCGACGGGGGCGAGGACGAGGACGAGGACGACGACCTGCCGCCCTCCGAGTACCCGGAGCGCTGGGCCGACGTCCTGCCGCACCGCAGCCTGCGCAGCCGCCTCACCGGGGGCCGCCGCCCCCGCCGCCCGCAGCCGCCGCCGGACAGCGACCGGCCCGCCGCGCCGCCGCGGCCCTCGCCGCACCACCACCCGCAGCCCCCGCCGCTGTACCCGCTCGGCGGTCCGGAGCCGCTGCACCCGCCGCAGCCGCCCCAGTCGCCGCCGGTGCCGCCCCGTACCCCGTGGGACGGCCGCTGGGGGTCCTGA
- a CDS encoding putative leader peptide, which yields MPSAGATLVGRLHVDLLRVSSAICPVT from the coding sequence ATGCCAAGCGCCGGAGCCACCCTCGTAGGTCGACTGCACGTCGACCTCCTCCGTGTGTCCAGCGCCATCTGTCCGGTGACCTGA
- a CDS encoding nitrite/sulfite reductase, with protein MAPTPEPVEPSVAGAPVRRPAAARKVTRHRGEGQWGMGHYTPLNANEQFKKDDDGLNVRTRIETIYAHRGFDSIDPADLRGRMRWWGLYTQRKEGIDGGKTAILEPHELDAEFFMLRVRIDGGRLTVAQLKAISEVSELYGRGTADLTDRQNVQYHWIRIEDVPSIWQKLEAVGLSTTEACGDTPRVILGSPVAGIAQDEIIDGTPAIEEIQRRFIGNKEFSNLPRKFKSAVSGSPQLDVAHEINDVAFVGVVHPEHGPGFDLWVGGGLSTNPKLGVRLGAWVPLDEVADVYGGVIGIFRDYGYRRLRNRARLKFLVADWGVEKFRQVLEDEYLQRKLVDGPAPAEPVARWRDHVGVHRQKDGRFYVGFAPRVGRVSGKVLGQIADLAAEHGSDRLRTTAEQKMLILDVAEDRVDSLVAGLEALDLQVKPSPFRRGTMACTGIEYCKLAIVETKERGRTLIDELEQRLPDFDEPLTININGCPNACARIQVADIGLKGQLVTDDNGEQVEGFQVHLGGALGLEAGFGRKVRGLKVTKDGLPDYVERLLTRYRAERNEGERFAQWTARASEEELS; from the coding sequence ATGGCCCCTACTCCCGAACCGGTCGAGCCCTCGGTCGCCGGCGCCCCCGTGCGCCGTCCCGCCGCCGCCCGCAAGGTGACCCGCCACCGCGGCGAGGGCCAGTGGGGCATGGGTCACTACACGCCGCTGAACGCCAACGAGCAGTTCAAGAAGGACGACGACGGTCTCAACGTGCGGACGCGCATTGAGACGATCTACGCGCACCGCGGCTTCGACTCGATCGACCCGGCCGACCTCCGCGGCCGGATGCGCTGGTGGGGCCTCTACACCCAGCGCAAGGAGGGCATCGACGGCGGCAAGACCGCCATCCTGGAGCCCCACGAGCTGGACGCCGAGTTCTTCATGCTCCGCGTGCGCATCGACGGCGGACGCCTCACCGTCGCCCAGCTGAAGGCGATCTCCGAGGTCTCCGAGCTGTACGGGCGCGGCACCGCCGACCTGACCGACCGGCAGAACGTCCAGTACCACTGGATCCGGATCGAGGACGTCCCCTCGATCTGGCAGAAGCTGGAGGCCGTCGGCCTGTCCACCACCGAGGCCTGCGGTGACACCCCCCGCGTGATCCTCGGCTCCCCGGTGGCCGGCATCGCCCAGGACGAGATCATCGACGGCACCCCCGCCATCGAGGAGATCCAGCGCCGGTTCATCGGCAACAAGGAGTTCTCCAACCTCCCGCGCAAGTTCAAGTCCGCGGTCTCCGGCTCCCCGCAGCTCGACGTCGCGCACGAGATCAACGACGTCGCCTTCGTCGGCGTCGTCCACCCCGAGCACGGCCCCGGCTTCGACCTCTGGGTCGGCGGTGGCCTGTCCACCAACCCCAAGCTGGGCGTGCGCCTGGGCGCCTGGGTGCCGCTGGACGAGGTCGCCGACGTCTACGGCGGCGTCATCGGCATCTTCCGCGACTACGGCTACCGCCGGCTGCGCAACCGCGCCCGGCTGAAGTTCCTGGTCGCCGACTGGGGCGTCGAGAAGTTCCGCCAGGTACTGGAGGACGAGTACCTGCAGCGCAAGCTGGTCGACGGCCCGGCGCCCGCCGAGCCGGTCGCCCGCTGGCGCGACCACGTCGGCGTGCACCGGCAGAAGGACGGCCGCTTCTACGTCGGCTTCGCCCCGCGGGTCGGCCGGGTCAGCGGCAAGGTCCTCGGCCAGATCGCCGACCTCGCCGCCGAGCACGGCTCCGACCGGCTGCGCACCACCGCCGAGCAGAAGATGCTGATCCTGGACGTCGCCGAGGACCGGGTCGACTCCCTGGTCGCCGGGCTGGAGGCGCTGGACCTCCAGGTCAAGCCGTCCCCGTTCCGCCGCGGCACGATGGCCTGCACCGGCATCGAGTACTGCAAGCTCGCCATCGTCGAGACCAAGGAGCGCGGCCGCACCCTGATCGACGAGCTGGAGCAGCGCCTCCCGGACTTCGACGAGCCGCTGACCATCAACATCAACGGCTGCCCGAACGCCTGCGCCCGCATCCAGGTCGCGGACATCGGTCTCAAGGGCCAGCTGGTGACGGACGACAACGGCGAGCAGGTCGAGGGCTTCCAGGTGCACCTGGGCGGCGCGCTCGGCCTGGAGGCCGGGTTCGGCCGCAAGGTCCGCGGCCTCAAGGTGACCAAGGACGGCCTGCCGGACTACGTCGAGCGGCTGCTCACCCGCTACCGCGCCGAGCGGAACGAGGGCGAGCGGTTCGCGCAGTGGACGGCCCGGGCGAGCGAGGAGGAGCTGTCGTGA
- a CDS encoding phosphoadenylyl-sulfate reductase produces the protein MSTATDYEALAAAAARELEEASAQDVLRWAADTFGKRFCVTSSMEDAVVAHLASSVLPGVDVVFLDTGYHFAETIGTRDAVAATMPVNVITLTPKLTVAEQDAEYGPHLHDRDPDLCCSLRKVEPLNRGLGAYDAWATGLRRDESPSRADTPVVAWDAKRRKVKLAPIARWTQDDVDAYVQANGVLLNPLLWEGYTSIGCSPLSCTAKPGEGEEGRAGRWAGSGKTECGIHL, from the coding sequence ATGAGCACCGCGACTGACTACGAGGCGCTGGCCGCCGCCGCAGCCCGCGAGCTGGAGGAGGCCTCCGCGCAGGACGTCCTGCGCTGGGCCGCCGACACCTTCGGCAAGCGGTTCTGCGTCACCTCCTCCATGGAGGACGCGGTCGTCGCCCACCTGGCCTCCTCGGTGCTGCCCGGCGTTGACGTGGTCTTCCTGGACACCGGGTACCACTTCGCGGAGACCATCGGCACCCGCGACGCGGTGGCGGCGACCATGCCGGTCAACGTCATCACGCTCACCCCGAAGCTGACCGTGGCCGAGCAGGACGCCGAGTACGGGCCGCACCTGCACGACCGCGACCCGGACCTGTGCTGCTCGCTGCGCAAGGTCGAGCCGCTGAACCGGGGCCTGGGCGCGTACGACGCCTGGGCGACCGGGCTGCGCCGCGACGAGTCGCCGTCCCGCGCCGACACCCCGGTGGTGGCCTGGGACGCGAAGCGCCGCAAGGTGAAGCTCGCCCCGATCGCCCGCTGGACGCAGGACGACGTGGACGCCTACGTCCAGGCCAACGGCGTGCTGCTCAACCCGCTGCTGTGGGAGGGCTACACCTCGATCGGCTGCTCGCCGCTGTCCTGCACCGCCAAGCCCGGCGAGGGCGAGGAGGGCCGGGCCGGCCGCTGGGCCGGCTCGGGCAAGACCGAGTGCGGCATCCACCTCTGA
- the cysC gene encoding adenylyl-sulfate kinase, with product MAAGEAAEAASAAAPCERGATVWLTGLPSAGKTTLAFALAERLRAEGHKVEVLDGDEIREFLSKGLGFTKEDRHTNVTRIGFVAEKLAANGVKVLAPVIAPYADSRAAVRERHAAHGTDFLEIHVATPVELCAERDVKGLYAKQAAGEISGLTGVDDPYEAPADPELRLQTQGRAVADSAAELHAFLTERGLA from the coding sequence CTGGCCGCCGGGGAAGCCGCAGAGGCGGCCTCCGCGGCCGCCCCCTGCGAGCGCGGCGCCACGGTGTGGCTGACCGGGCTGCCCAGCGCGGGCAAGACCACCCTGGCCTTCGCCCTGGCCGAGCGGCTGCGCGCCGAGGGCCACAAGGTCGAGGTCCTGGACGGTGACGAGATCCGCGAGTTCCTCTCCAAGGGGCTCGGCTTCACCAAGGAGGACCGGCACACCAACGTCACGCGGATCGGCTTCGTCGCCGAGAAGCTGGCCGCCAACGGTGTGAAGGTGCTCGCCCCGGTGATCGCCCCGTACGCGGACTCCCGCGCCGCCGTCCGCGAGCGGCACGCCGCCCACGGCACCGACTTCCTGGAGATCCACGTCGCCACCCCGGTCGAGCTCTGCGCCGAACGCGACGTCAAGGGCCTGTACGCCAAGCAGGCCGCCGGCGAGATCTCCGGTCTCACCGGCGTGGACGACCCGTACGAGGCACCGGCCGACCCGGAGCTGCGCCTGCAGACGCAGGGCCGCGCGGTCGCCGACTCCGCCGCCGAGCTGCACGCCTTCCTGACCGAGAGGGGTCTGGCATGA
- the cysD gene encoding sulfate adenylyltransferase subunit CysD, with translation MTTATDSLLATQENPYALSHLDALEAESVHIFREVAGEFERPVILFSGGKDSIVMLHLALKAFWPAAVPFSLLHVDTGHNFPEVIEYRDRTVAEHGLRLHVAHVQDFIDDGRLRERPDGTRNPLQTVPLLDAIERNKFDAVFGGGRRDEEKARAKERVFSLRDEFGAWDPRRQRPELWSLYNGKHAVGEHVRVFPLSNWTELDVWQYIEREGIELPEIYYAHHRDVFKRDGMWLTAGEWGGPKDSEPVEQRLIRYRTVGDMSCTGAVDSDAVTIADVIAEIAASRLTERGATRADDKLSEAAMEDRKREGYF, from the coding sequence ATGACGACCGCCACGGACAGCCTTCTGGCCACCCAGGAGAATCCCTACGCCCTGTCGCACCTCGACGCCCTGGAGGCGGAGTCGGTGCACATCTTCCGCGAGGTGGCGGGGGAGTTCGAGCGGCCGGTGATCCTGTTCTCCGGCGGCAAGGACTCCATCGTCATGCTGCACCTGGCGCTGAAGGCGTTCTGGCCCGCCGCGGTGCCGTTCTCGCTGCTGCACGTCGACACCGGGCACAACTTCCCCGAGGTCATCGAGTACCGCGACCGCACGGTGGCCGAGCACGGCCTGCGCCTGCACGTCGCGCACGTCCAGGACTTCATCGACGACGGCCGGCTGCGCGAGCGCCCGGACGGCACCCGCAACCCGCTGCAGACCGTGCCGCTGCTGGACGCCATCGAGCGCAACAAGTTCGACGCCGTCTTCGGCGGCGGCCGCCGCGACGAGGAGAAGGCCCGCGCCAAGGAGCGCGTCTTCTCGCTCCGCGACGAGTTCGGCGCCTGGGACCCGCGCCGCCAGCGCCCCGAGCTGTGGTCGCTGTACAACGGCAAGCACGCGGTCGGCGAGCACGTCCGGGTCTTCCCGCTCTCCAACTGGACCGAGCTGGACGTCTGGCAGTACATCGAGCGCGAGGGCATCGAGCTCCCGGAGATCTACTACGCCCACCACCGCGACGTGTTCAAGCGCGACGGCATGTGGCTCACCGCCGGTGAGTGGGGCGGCCCGAAGGACAGCGAGCCCGTCGAGCAGCGCCTGATCCGCTACCGCACGGTCGGCGACATGTCCTGCACCGGCGCCGTGGACTCCGACGCCGTCACGATCGCCGACGTGATCGCCGAGATCGCCGCCAGCCGCCTCACCGAGCGCGGTGCCACCCGCGCCGACGACAAGCTGTCCGAGGCCGCGATGGAAGACCGCAAGCGCGAGGGGTACTTCTAG
- a CDS encoding sulfate adenylyltransferase subunit 1, whose translation MTTAHLTDESGATSLLRFATAGSVDDGKSTLVGRLLHDSKSVLTDQLEAVERVSLGRGQEAPDLALLTDGLRAEREQGITIDVAYRYFATARRRFILADTPGHVQYTRNMVTGASTAELAVVLVDARNGVVEQTRRHAAVAALLRVPHVVLAVNKMDLVDYAEPVFAAIAEEFTAYAASLGVKDIVSVPISALAGDNVVEPSAHMDWYGGPTLLEHLETVAVVGDAGSEPARFPVQYVIRPQTEEHPDYRGYAGQLASGVLRVGDKVTVLPSGHTTTVAGIDALGRETDIAWAPQSITVRLAEDIDVSRGDLIAAGPAPVPTKDIEATVCHLNERTLRPGAKVLLKHTTRTVRALVKEISYRIDIDTLEQRSGAEGLEVNDIGHVVLRTAEPLALDSYADNRRTGSFLLIDPADGTTLTAGMAGEAFETVRTTEPDGEDWV comes from the coding sequence ATGACCACCGCCCACCTGACCGATGAGAGCGGCGCCACCTCGCTGCTGCGGTTCGCCACCGCCGGCAGCGTCGACGACGGCAAGTCGACCCTGGTCGGCCGCCTGCTGCACGACTCCAAGTCGGTGCTCACCGACCAGCTGGAGGCCGTCGAGCGCGTCTCGCTCGGCCGCGGCCAGGAGGCGCCCGACCTGGCGCTGCTCACCGACGGCCTGCGCGCCGAGCGCGAGCAGGGCATCACCATCGACGTCGCGTACCGCTACTTCGCCACCGCCCGGCGGCGGTTCATCCTCGCCGACACCCCGGGGCACGTGCAGTACACCCGGAACATGGTGACCGGCGCCTCCACCGCCGAGCTGGCCGTGGTGCTGGTCGACGCCCGCAACGGTGTCGTCGAGCAGACCCGCCGGCACGCCGCGGTCGCCGCCCTGCTGCGCGTGCCGCACGTGGTGCTGGCCGTCAACAAGATGGACCTGGTGGACTACGCGGAGCCGGTCTTCGCGGCGATCGCCGAGGAGTTCACCGCGTACGCCGCCTCGCTGGGCGTCAAGGACATCGTGTCGGTGCCGATCTCGGCACTGGCCGGCGACAACGTGGTCGAACCGTCCGCGCACATGGACTGGTACGGCGGCCCGACGCTGCTGGAGCACCTGGAGACGGTCGCGGTCGTGGGCGACGCCGGCAGCGAGCCGGCCCGCTTCCCCGTCCAGTACGTGATCCGCCCGCAGACCGAGGAGCACCCCGACTACCGCGGCTACGCGGGCCAGTTGGCCTCCGGTGTGCTGCGGGTCGGCGACAAGGTCACGGTGCTGCCCTCCGGGCACACCACCACCGTCGCCGGGATCGACGCGCTCGGCAGGGAGACGGACATCGCCTGGGCCCCCCAGTCGATCACCGTCCGGCTCGCCGAGGACATCGACGTCTCCCGCGGCGACCTGATCGCGGCCGGCCCCGCCCCCGTCCCCACCAAGGACATCGAGGCGACCGTCTGCCACCTCAACGAGCGCACCCTGCGCCCGGGCGCGAAGGTGCTGCTCAAGCACACCACCCGCACCGTGCGCGCGCTGGTCAAGGAGATCTCCTACCGGATCGACATCGACACCCTCGAGCAGCGCTCCGGCGCCGAGGGCCTGGAGGTCAACGACATCGGCCACGTGGTGCTGCGCACCGCCGAGCCGCTGGCGCTCGACAGCTACGCGGACAACCGCCGGACGGGCTCGTTCCTGCTCATCGACCCGGCCGACGGCACCACCCTCACCGCCGGCATGGCGGGCGAGGCCTTCGAAACCGTACGCACCACCGAACCCGACGGGGAGGACTGGGTCTGA